The genomic segment AAGGCTTCTGGAAAACTTTTCGGTCTACTGAAAGGGTAAAGGTTAAAGGTTTTTTCTTTCCCCTTTCCCCTTCCCCTTTTCCCCAAAACCCGACAAGTATTGTCATGGCAGTTACAAAAGTTATGCCGATGGAAAAATTAGAGCATAACTTTTCTGGCCGCGCTAGTGCAGCTTGGCGATGGCATACCCGCCTGCTAAAAGTGCGATCGCTGACCACTGCCAGCAAAGATTTTTTCCCTTCTCAATTTTTCACAGCGCGATCGCTAACTCCTAGCTCTCCATTTTCCCAGTGGCATGACCGCACCGCCAACTCTTGGAGACGCTCCGCGTAGCAAGATCCACGAAGTGGTACGGCATCGCTGTACTAGTTTTACAATGCTGGCTTTTATACAATCTTTGGTAGTCACCACTGAAAATAGCCTCATTTTGTATCAACATCTGATACCGTAGTCACGCCCTCTATATAAATAGAGATTAACCTGATTAACTGCTGTCTGATTTCCTTTAATTGGTGAAGCTTCTCTATGATTTGGTCAATGCGTTCGCCATTAGGCGTGCCGGAGGTGTCGGTTATGACAGCTAAAAGAGTTATGCTTATTGAAAATTTTAAAGCAGAACTATTATGACCGCGCTAGCGAAGTTTGGCGATGGTGTACCCGCTCTTGGTTAGCGATGCCGTTCGCGGAGCGTCTCCAAGAGTTGGCGGCAAGCTACGCACCAAACCCTCAGCGCGGTTATTGACATTGTTGGCGTGATGGACTTGACTGGCAGCTACGCTGCTATCCCGACGGCGCTGCCGCGTCTTTTTGCGATCGCATCGCAATTCTTGAGTTAATTCACAATCCGGTGGATCTGCACAGCACTACCCTGGTTTTAATAAATACAGAGAGTAGCGTGCAGCTAATCTTTAGTTTTGGGGTTGCACACTACTGGCTTGGCTTTAATAAATAGAGGGGGTAACGTGCAGGTAATCTGGGTTTCGGATCTGCACAGCACTACCCTGGTTTTAATAAATAGGGAGGGTAGCGTGCAGCTAATCTTTGGTTCTGGGGCTGCACATTACTGGCCTTGTTTATATAAGTTGATGGGGTGGTGTGCAGGTAATCTGGGTTTTGGACTGCACGGCGACACCGCGTCCCCACCACTACTGCCTCAACTTTCATCCATTAAATTTTTAGCGGCGATTTGCTTAATTGGCTTGGACTATTCTATGGTCTGCGATCGCCGATTGGGTGATCGGTTGCAATTGTAATCATAGCCTGCCAACCTCAGTTTTAACTTTTGAATAAATGGCATGGCTTTTGAAGTTCAATTTCTTGCCGCGAATAAAATCACCTCATCTAATTGGATTCCGGTCGCGCTCTCAAAACAAAAAAAAGGTATTGGCGAGAGGGGAATGAGGGCAGGGGAAGTGTTGGTTTAGGGTTGGGATGTAGTGCCACCTGGGTATGTTGTACCACCTGGGTATGTTGTATCACCTGGGGATGTAGTGCCACCTGGGGATAATGTACCCGGTGCGGCATTAGTACTCCATACAGATATAGGCTTATAAATTACAAGCGAAGATTTCGTATTTCCAGCCACGTTCTGACCACTCCACACCAGTGCAGTAACCGAATGCTTTGGCAGACTTAACATACACCCGCTCTAACAGACTCACTAGCACGGGCGGGATTCGTTGACCCCAAGGCGGGAAGATGTACCAGCACTGTTCTAAGTTTAGTCCATCGGTTAGTCATACTTTTGCTCCTTTCAAAATACTTTGTGCTGACATGAATAATTGAGTTGCAAAACTGGGAGGCACAGAATAGCCGATAATTGACCCCGCCGTAGCAGTCTCGTTGGGAAACTCGTACCAACCGGGAAACCCTTGCAAGATTGCAGCCCCTTTAATAGACAAGGATTTGACCCTACCATCCGGCAACCAGATATCAGCGAACT from the Nostoc flagelliforme CCNUN1 genome contains:
- a CDS encoding DUF1392 family protein, with translation MLVSLLERVYVKSAKAFGYCTGVEWSERGWKYEIFACNL